From the genome of Treponema peruense:
TGACGGCATCGATGGTAGAGCAGTTTGTAGTGGGCGTTGTTCGTGGTACACACGGTATCGCGGGCGAGTTAAAAGTAGAAAGCACTTCCGGCGAGTACGAACACTTTGTTGGTATGGAAGAAGTGACTTTGACACATGGAACGGAGTCAAGGCTGTTCAAGGTTGAATATGCCAAGCCGGCTTCTGGAACATTGTATCTTAAACTGGTTGGAATAAGTACACCTGAAAAAGCTGCAGAATACAACAGGTGGCAGATCGTAGTTCCAAGAAAAAACGCGCACCCTTTGCAGGAAGGTGAGTGGTACATTGAGGATCTTAAGGGATGCTCGGTGATTTATTATAACGGAGCGGTGGAACCGGAAGATGATTCCGAGTCTGTCGTTGGGACTGTCACAGACGTAAAGGAAGGCGGATCGGGTTATCTCGTTGAGATTTCGCTGTCCGAGAGTTGTTCCTTGCTGCGTGAAGATGTCAGAATGTCAAAGGGTTCAAAGCCCAGAAGCGTTTTTGTTCCATTCAATGATGAATTTATTGGAACAGTTGATGTTGAGCGTAGAAAGATGCGGCTGATGCACCTCTGGATTCTGGAGTAATTCCATGAAATTTACTGTGCTGACCTTGTTTCCTGAGATACCGCGTGCTTTTTTTGAAAGTTCGATCATGGCAAAAGCGGTGGAAAAGGGAATTATTGCCTACGATTTGGTGAATATCAGGGATTTTGCCTTTGATAGACACCGTACTTGTGATGACGCTCCGTATGGCGGAGGAGCCGGACAGCTTTTGTTGCCGGAACCTTTAGGACGCGCTTTGGACAGCGTAGAGGCTTATAAAAAGCAGAAGCATGTGGTTTATGTCACGCCGAGCGGAAAGCCTTTTACACAAAAAAAAGCACTTGAATTCAGTCGGATGGACGAACTTGTTCTTGTCTGCGGAAGATACGAAGGTATTGACCAGAGGATAATTGACACTTACGTTGACGAAGAAATCTCCATAGGGGATTATGTCATGTCAAGCGGTGAAGTTGCAGCCACAGTTATAGTCGATAGTGTTTATCGGCTGGTGGAAGGCGTCATAACCGAAGAGTCACTGGACGAGGAAAGTTTTACCGGCGCGCTTTTGGAATATCCCCAGTATACACGGCCGAATGTTTACAGGGGCCTGGAAGTACCCGAAGTTTTGACGGGCGGCAACCATGAAGAAATCCGAAAGTGGCGGCTTCGTAAGAGCCTTCAGAAAACGCTTATGAACAGACCTGATCTGATTCAAAGGGCAAGACTGACTGGTACTCTTTCTGAAGAGGCCGAAAAAATGATCGAAGAACTTGCGGACTTTGTTACGTACAAAAATGACCGCAAGAACAGCCGTAAGCTTAGAGCGTTAAGAGCCCGTTATGAGCGAAAATATTCTTCCAAAGCAAACGGTGATGACCAGGAGAAAAAAGATGGATCTTATTAAAACCATTGAAGAAAAGCAGAAGAAACCCAATGCAGAGACTTTTAAGGTAGGAGACACTGTAAAGGTTCACTTTGAAATTATCGAAGGAAAGACAAAGCGTATTCAGATTTTTGAAGGACTTGTTATTTGCATGAAGAATTCAGGAATCGGCAAGACATTTACTGTACGCAAGACAAGTTACGGTGTTGGTGTTGAGCGTGTATTCCCTCTTCACAGCCCGCGCGTAATGAAGGTAGAGCTTGTACGCCCCGGAAAAGTTCGCCGCTCAAAGATTTACTACGTTCGCGACAAGGTTGGTAAGGCTGCAAAGATTAAGGAACTTCTTGGACCTAAGGCTATGGCAGCATTTGCAGCAAACAGAGCCGCACAGAAGGCTGCAGACGCAGCAGAAGTTGCTCTCAATGCAGAGATAAAGGCAGAAGTTGCAGCAGAAGCAGCAGCAAACAAGGCCGCAAAGAAATAATTATTGAGCCGCTGGACTCAAAAAAGTTCAGCGGTTTTTTTATGTCTTCTATACAGGTACAGGGCCGTAATGTTTATGCGGCTTCAAATTCAAATTCTTCCATAATAAATGACGGTGATAGTGTTCTTGTGTGCGTAGAAAAGCCGCTTGGTGACGGTGCAAGCCTTGTTTTGCTGAACGGACAGCGCATAAAAGCTTTTTGTGCAAAAAACCTGGCGGCAGGAGAAACTTTCAGAGCCGTAGTTTCACATTCACAGGATGGGCGGCTCTTGCTTACAGTTTCTGAAAAGTCCGGCGCAAACAACAGTATTGAACCGCGGCTGGCAGATTTTCTTGTTTCAAATGCAATCCAAAGTGACGGAATTTCGGTACAGATTGTAATGCTTATGCAACAGTTTGGTGTAAAAATTGACTGCGGTATTCTGCGGCGTGCCCGTGAATTGTCTGCAAAATTTCCCGGAAAAGAAAAACTTGCAGCAGAAGCAGCCTCAATTCTTATGGAAAAAGGCATAGAACCAGAATATTCGCTTGTCTGCAGAATGCTAGGCATTACGGACGGCAGTTTTGATACCTCACCGCAGTCACAGAATCACGGGGAAGAGCAGAAGTTTGCAGACGGGGAGGGAACGTATTTTGGACTGTTCGGCAAAATTCCTCAGGCAAAGGAAGGACTGCTTGCTCTTTTGAACCACTCATCATTTTCTTCTGACAAACATTGGATTTGTGTTCCGTTTGAGCTGAACAATGCACATTTCAATGCAAAAGGTACCCTGTCTTTTTTACTGAATCTTAATTCAAAATTAACTGAAAAAATAAGAATTAAATGTAATACAGACTATACAAATTATATTTTTGTGCTATACTATAGCAAAAGCAAGGTAAAGGAAGTGCGGTTCTGTACATTACCGCCGCTTTTGACCTCACAAATTCATAACGAGGAAAAGTGGCTTGGAGACTTGTTTAGTTCCGGCATGAACACAAGCAATTCTGTGCCAGTAACCTATTCCTCCTTGACTTTAACTGAAAGCCTTTGCGCTGATGACCAAATTCCCATTACATTTGAAGATATTGTATGAGCATTAAAGAAGTTCTTTCGGCTGTTTCGCTGAAGTATCCCGGTGATGCAGAGGCTCCTTTTATTACGGCAAAATCAAAGGGTGAGCTTGCAAAAAAAATGATTGAAATTGCCCGCGATAATTCTGTTCCGATTGTGCGTGATGAGCTTTTGGAAAATGTTCTTTCGGTTGGTGAAATAGGTGAATGTATTCCCGAAGAGTCATGGAAGGCAGTTGCCGCTGTGTTTGCCATGATTTCAAGTCTGGAAGAGAGAAAAAGATGAATGTAAAGTTGGATTGTTCAAAGATAACTCTGGGAGTACGCTACAGTGCTCCTGTTTTTTTTGATGACGGGCAGAATATGTTTCTTGCTGCGGGTCATCCTGCAAAACCTTACCATATAGAAGCTCTTAAAAGATGGTCTGTTCCGTTTCTGCTGACAGAAGGACATCCTATGAGTGAAATAAGGCAGACTTTTGTTCCTGAAGATGACGGACTTGAAGAACTGGAAGAGTTTGAAGAAGATGAAGATATTGGCGAACTGGAGCCGCTTTGAGTTCAACAAGAGAAAAAG
Proteins encoded in this window:
- the rimM gene encoding ribosome maturation factor RimM (Essential for efficient processing of 16S rRNA), translated to MVEQFVVGVVRGTHGIAGELKVESTSGEYEHFVGMEEVTLTHGTESRLFKVEYAKPASGTLYLKLVGISTPEKAAEYNRWQIVVPRKNAHPLQEGEWYIEDLKGCSVIYYNGAVEPEDDSESVVGTVTDVKEGGSGYLVEISLSESCSLLREDVRMSKGSKPRSVFVPFNDEFIGTVDVERRKMRLMHLWILE
- the trmD gene encoding tRNA (guanosine(37)-N1)-methyltransferase TrmD — protein: MKFTVLTLFPEIPRAFFESSIMAKAVEKGIIAYDLVNIRDFAFDRHRTCDDAPYGGGAGQLLLPEPLGRALDSVEAYKKQKHVVYVTPSGKPFTQKKALEFSRMDELVLVCGRYEGIDQRIIDTYVDEEISIGDYVMSSGEVAATVIVDSVYRLVEGVITEESLDEESFTGALLEYPQYTRPNVYRGLEVPEVLTGGNHEEIRKWRLRKSLQKTLMNRPDLIQRARLTGTLSEEAEKMIEELADFVTYKNDRKNSRKLRALRARYERKYSSKANGDDQEKKDGSY
- a CDS encoding EscU/YscU/HrcU family type III secretion system export apparatus switch protein, producing MSIKEVLSAVSLKYPGDAEAPFITAKSKGELAKKMIEIARDNSVPIVRDELLENVLSVGEIGECIPEESWKAVAAVFAMISSLEERKR
- a CDS encoding phosphohydrolase, whose translation is MNVKLDCSKITLGVRYSAPVFFDDGQNMFLAAGHPAKPYHIEALKRWSVPFLLTEGHPMSEIRQTFVPEDDGLEELEEFEEDEDIGELEPL